One window of the Delphinus delphis chromosome 20, mDelDel1.2, whole genome shotgun sequence genome contains the following:
- the PSMD8 gene encoding 26S proteasome non-ATPase regulatory subunit 8, whose protein sequence is MFLKSRAPRAPPRERLNANPGRRRRTVAAPPPALGSTSRPHFCRARRSRRRCRKSGGRFAASRKMAAAAVNGVAGASSSGPAAASGAVLQAAAGMYEQLKGEWNRKSPNLSKCGEELGRLKLVLLELNFLPTTGTKLTKQQLILARDILEIGAQWSILRKDIPSFERYMAQLKCYYFDYKEQLPESAYMHQLLGLNLLFLLSQNRVAEFHTELERLPAKDIQTNVYIKHPVSLEQYLMEGSYNKVFLAKGNIPAESYTFFIDILLDTIRDEIAGCIEKAYEKILFTEATRILFFNTPKKMTDYAKKRGWVLGLNNYYSFASQQQKPEDTTIPSTELAKQVIEYARQLEMIV, encoded by the exons ATGTTCCTTAAGAGCCGGGCTCCGAGGGCACCTCCCCGAGAGCGACTGAACGCTAACCCTGGCAGGCGGAGGCGGACAGTCGCAGCCCCGCCCCCGGCTTTGGGCTCCACCTCTCGGCCCCACTTCTGCCGGGCGAGGCGCAGTAGGCGTCGCTGCCGTAAATCGGGCGGGCGATTTGCCGCATCACGGAAGATGGCGGCCGCGGCGGTGAACGGGGTGGCGGGAGCCTCGAGCTCGGGGCCTGCGGCGGCCTCGGGCGCAGTCCTGCAGGCCGCGGCCGGCATGTACGAGCAACTCAAGGGCGAATGGAACCGTAAAAGCCCCAATCTTAGCAAGTGCGGGGAAGAGCTCGGCCGTCTCAAG CTGGTTCTGTTGGAGCTTAACTTCCTGCCAACCACAGGGACCAAACTGACCAAACAGCAGCTCATTCTGGCCC GTGACATACTGGAGATAGGCGCCCAGTGGAGTATCCTACGCAAGGACATCCCCTCCTTCGAGCGGTACATGGCCCAGCTCAAATGCTATTACTTCGATTACAA GGAGCAGCTCCCAGAGTCAGCCTACATGCACCAGCTCTTGGGCCTCAACCTTCTCTTCCTGCTGTCCCAGAACCGGGTGGCTGAGTTCCACACAGAGTTGGAGCGGCTGCCTGCCAAGGACATCCAGACCAATGTATACATCAAGCATCCGGTGTCCCTCGAGCAA TACCTGATGGAGGGCAGCTACAACAAGGTGTTCCTGGCCAAAGGCAACATCCCTGCTGAGAGCTATACCTTCTTCATCGATATCTTGCTTGACACTATCAG GGATGAGATTGCTGGGTGCATCGAGAAGGCCTATGAAAAAATCCTCTTCACTGAGGCCACCCGGATCCTCTTCTTCAACACACCCAAAAAGATGACAGACTACGCCAAGAAG CGAGGGTGGGTCCTGGGCCTCAACAACTACTACAGCTTTGCCAGCCAGCAGCAGAAGCCGGAAGATACCACCATCCCCTCCACGGAGCTGGCCAAGCAGGTCATCGAGTATGCCCGGCAGCTGGAGATGATCGTCTGA